A portion of the Acidobacteriota bacterium genome contains these proteins:
- a CDS encoding FAD-binding protein, with product MAVHSPIDKTEALLELKEKLGDALLLDEEVRREFDTDFGRVVRQMPGAVARCASAEEVAEIVRFCRDHGIVVVARGQGHTQTGQSTTDGGVVIDTASMQRIHEISHEGNYADCDGGLVWRELVAATVPLGLVPRVLTNNLGVSLAGTISVAGLGVASYRYGTQADNVIELEVVTGTGEIVVCSRQENTDLFNAVRCGFGQFGIITRAKVMLRRCKEKVRMYHLLYDDLETFMEDASFVMEPENHDRFHTLESRCAPCPIFTQRIGEGLTLGEGMQLYAHWMYPMFLTVEYNEGEDPDDAAILDGLKYYKHLRDEEYTQLEFCNRLVPIFDLWHRSGNWEMHHPWVETTLTWDVAKELIPTVLSGFPPQALGPGGHILLWPARNDNSDVPLFMYPESESKNLMGFGILPAVPTQFLDQALSQLEMFHELTVAYGGKRYLSGWISFKTVEEWENHFGSELWGTIKEAKKRFDPDGILNPGFFMLDA from the coding sequence ATGGCCGTTCATTCACCCATCGACAAGACCGAGGCTCTGCTCGAGCTGAAAGAGAAGCTGGGCGATGCCCTGCTTCTCGACGAGGAAGTGCGGCGCGAATTCGATACCGATTTCGGCCGCGTCGTGCGCCAGATGCCCGGTGCTGTCGCCCGCTGCGCCTCGGCCGAAGAAGTGGCGGAGATCGTGCGCTTCTGCCGCGACCACGGCATCGTGGTGGTGGCCCGCGGCCAAGGCCACACCCAGACCGGCCAATCCACCACCGACGGCGGCGTGGTGATCGACACCGCCTCCATGCAGCGCATCCATGAGATTTCCCACGAGGGCAACTACGCCGACTGCGACGGCGGGCTGGTGTGGCGCGAACTGGTGGCGGCGACGGTGCCCTTGGGCCTCGTGCCGCGGGTGCTGACCAACAATCTCGGCGTGTCCCTGGCGGGCACCATCTCGGTGGCCGGCCTGGGGGTGGCGAGCTATCGCTACGGCACCCAGGCGGACAACGTCATCGAACTCGAAGTGGTCACCGGCACTGGTGAGATCGTGGTCTGCTCGCGGCAGGAGAACACCGATCTGTTCAACGCCGTGCGCTGCGGCTTCGGCCAGTTCGGCATCATCACCCGCGCCAAGGTGATGCTCCGCCGCTGCAAAGAGAAGGTGCGCATGTACCACCTTCTCTACGACGACCTGGAGACCTTCATGGAGGATGCCTCCTTCGTGATGGAGCCGGAGAACCACGACCGCTTCCACACCCTGGAGTCACGCTGCGCGCCGTGTCCCATCTTCACCCAGCGCATCGGCGAGGGCCTGACCCTCGGTGAGGGCATGCAGCTCTATGCCCACTGGATGTATCCGATGTTCCTGACGGTGGAATACAACGAAGGCGAAGATCCGGACGACGCGGCGATTCTCGACGGCCTCAAGTACTACAAGCACCTGCGGGACGAGGAGTACACGCAGCTCGAGTTCTGCAACCGCCTGGTGCCGATTTTCGATCTCTGGCACCGCTCCGGCAACTGGGAAATGCACCACCCGTGGGTGGAGACCACCCTCACCTGGGACGTCGCCAAGGAGCTCATTCCGACGGTGCTTTCGGGCTTCCCGCCGCAGGCTCTAGGGCCCGGCGGCCACATCCTGCTGTGGCCGGCGCGCAACGACAACTCCGATGTGCCGCTCTTTATGTATCCGGAGAGCGAGTCGAAGAACCTGATGGGCTTCGGCATCCTGCCGGCGGTGCCGACTCAGTTCCTCGACCAGGCCCTCTCCCAGCTCGAGATGTTCCACGAACTCACCGTCGCCTACGGCGGCAAGCGGTACCTCTCCGGCTGGATCAGCTTCAAGACCGTCGAGGAGTGGGAGAACCACTTCGGCAGTGAATTGTGGGGGACCATCAAAGAGGCGAAGAAGCGCTTCGATCCGGACGGCATCTTGAATCCGGGCTTCTTCATGCTGGACGCCTAA
- a CDS encoding asparaginase has translation METSSLDLVLCARTLRGGLVESMHFGAAAAMTADGTRLGAAGDPRWTTFARSSAKPFQALPLVLAGGIEAFDLSAEDLALICASHGGFPEHEERARELLARAGCGLEDLECGAHSPLDRRAARDLRAGGGEPGPAHNNCSGKHAGMLMTCRLKNWPTAGYSRPEHPLQQEILRWMATFCRVGAADLGLAVDGCSVPTFHLPLEALAVGYATLVEPETAGLAPKVARAAHRILSAMAGAPAMVAGPGRFTTRLIEVTGGRVIGKEGAEGMYAMAVRQPSDQSPACGIALKVVDGADRAWAGVAIELLLAHGFLSAAEVEALSAFRWPVLSNHRNLEVGHIVPEPQPAFAMR, from the coding sequence ATGGAAACTTCCTCTCTCGACCTTGTGCTCTGTGCCCGGACGCTGCGCGGTGGGTTGGTGGAGTCCATGCACTTCGGCGCGGCGGCGGCGATGACGGCGGACGGTACCCGCCTGGGCGCGGCCGGCGATCCCCGCTGGACCACCTTCGCCCGCTCCTCGGCCAAGCCCTTTCAGGCGCTGCCGCTGGTGCTGGCCGGCGGGATCGAAGCGTTCGATCTCTCGGCGGAAGATCTAGCGCTGATCTGCGCCTCCCACGGCGGTTTCCCGGAGCACGAAGAGCGGGCGCGGGAGCTGCTGGCGCGGGCCGGCTGCGGGTTGGAAGATTTAGAATGCGGTGCCCATTCGCCCCTCGACCGCCGGGCCGCCCGGGACCTGCGGGCCGGCGGCGGCGAACCCGGCCCGGCCCACAACAACTGCTCCGGCAAGCACGCCGGCATGCTGATGACCTGCCGTCTCAAGAACTGGCCGACGGCAGGCTACTCGCGGCCGGAGCATCCGCTTCAGCAGGAGATCCTGCGCTGGATGGCGACCTTCTGCCGGGTCGGCGCGGCGGATCTCGGTCTCGCCGTCGATGGCTGTAGTGTGCCGACCTTCCACCTGCCGCTGGAGGCGCTGGCGGTGGGCTACGCCACCCTGGTGGAGCCGGAAACCGCCGGCCTGGCGCCGAAGGTGGCGCGGGCCGCCCACCGGATTCTCTCCGCCATGGCCGGGGCACCGGCGATGGTGGCCGGGCCGGGGCGCTTCACCACCCGCCTGATCGAGGTCACCGGTGGGCGGGTGATCGGCAAAGAGGGAGCCGAAGGGATGTACGCCATGGCCGTTCGGCAGCCTTCCGACCAGTCTCCGGCCTGCGGCATCGCCCTCAAGGTTGTCGACGGTGCGGATCGGGCGTGGGCCGGCGTGGCGATCGAGTTGCTCCTGGCCCATGGCTTCCTTTCCGCAGCCGAGGTGGAAGCGCTTTCCGCGTTCCGCTGGCCGGTGCTCTCCAACCATCGCAATCTCGAAGTAGGGCACATCGTTCCGGAGCCCCAGCCGGCCTTCGCGATGCGTTAG
- a CDS encoding metallophosphoesterase family protein, with the protein MKIGVLSDTHGLLRPEVPELLAGCDQILHAGDIGEAEILERLRQIAPVAAVRGNNDRGPAWASLPDVLTGEFDGLAYRMVHRRQDVEEVWTRSARLIVFGHSHRPEMEWRGSCLLLNPGACGRRRFQLPLTLAILHIEDGRIEPEFRTVPDA; encoded by the coding sequence ATGAAGATCGGCGTCCTCTCCGACACCCACGGCCTGCTCCGCCCGGAAGTTCCGGAGCTGCTGGCCGGCTGCGACCAAATCTTGCACGCTGGGGATATCGGCGAGGCGGAGATCCTGGAGCGTTTGCGGCAGATCGCGCCGGTAGCGGCGGTGCGCGGCAACAACGATCGCGGGCCGGCCTGGGCTTCCCTGCCGGACGTCTTGACCGGCGAGTTCGACGGCCTGGCCTACCGCATGGTCCATCGCCGGCAGGACGTCGAGGAGGTCTGGACCCGATCCGCCCGGCTGATTGTCTTCGGCCACTCCCACCGGCCGGAGATGGAGTGGCGCGGCTCCTGCCTGCTGCTCAATCCGGGGGCCTGCGGGCGGCGGCGCTTTCAGCTTCCGCTCACTCTCGCTATCCTGCACATCGAGGACGGCCGGATCGAACCGGAATTCCGCACCGTGCCGGACGCCTGA
- a CDS encoding outer membrane protein transport protein: MPIARALIVVLVLITTTAPAFASGFYRFQHGGRATAQVGAMTARADDPSAVFYNPAGITQLDGFQLLGGLDFNNATDDYSSATSGIQSADHVINFPPAIYATWTDRSRFANLSFGLGIDTAYWYRVDWDPVFFEPRFRNRLTELRLWEVHPVVAWKVNEAFSVGGGIRYQFGSFDQGANTRIVFGDDEEPGTLDPAEITADAEASVDGLGFDLAAHWTSNLWGWGAVYRSAIELEGDDRVSRAVRDQPFSPDAQALLAILLDDFGGESFRQTLDLPAELRGGVWFAPYPELKVEINASYQAWSDFEQRFDAELTPVLPAFFGDRAGWDDTVSIRLGAEGRLTDALTLTGGLAYEPSPVPEDEVDPGFPRGDAMVYALGLSYEFPKVIFDLGYSIHDHDSVTANGQEPRFPDTRGTYSADDQVWSASARWKF, encoded by the coding sequence ATGCCCATCGCCCGCGCCTTGATCGTTGTTCTCGTGCTCATCACCACCACCGCGCCGGCCTTCGCGTCGGGCTTCTACCGTTTTCAACACGGCGGCCGCGCCACCGCTCAGGTGGGCGCCATGACCGCCCGCGCCGACGACCCCTCGGCGGTGTTCTACAACCCTGCCGGCATCACCCAGCTCGACGGTTTCCAACTCCTCGGCGGCCTCGACTTCAACAACGCCACGGACGACTATTCGAGCGCGACCTCCGGCATCCAGTCGGCGGATCACGTGATCAATTTTCCGCCGGCGATCTATGCCACCTGGACGGACCGCTCGCGCTTTGCCAACCTGTCCTTCGGCCTGGGCATCGACACCGCCTACTGGTACCGGGTGGATTGGGATCCGGTGTTCTTCGAGCCGCGCTTCCGCAACCGGCTCACCGAGCTGCGCCTGTGGGAGGTCCATCCGGTGGTCGCCTGGAAGGTCAACGAAGCGTTCAGCGTCGGCGGTGGAATTCGCTACCAGTTCGGCTCCTTCGACCAAGGGGCCAATACCCGCATCGTGTTCGGCGACGACGAGGAACCGGGCACCCTCGATCCCGCCGAGATCACCGCCGACGCCGAGGCGAGCGTGGACGGCCTGGGCTTCGATCTCGCCGCGCACTGGACCTCCAACCTGTGGGGTTGGGGCGCCGTCTACCGCAGCGCCATCGAACTCGAGGGCGACGACCGCGTGAGCCGAGCCGTGCGCGACCAGCCGTTTTCACCGGACGCTCAAGCCCTTCTCGCGATCCTCCTCGACGACTTCGGCGGCGAGAGCTTCCGCCAGACCCTCGACCTGCCGGCGGAGCTGCGCGGCGGCGTGTGGTTCGCCCCGTATCCGGAATTGAAGGTCGAGATCAACGCCTCGTATCAGGCCTGGTCGGATTTCGAACAGCGCTTTGACGCCGAGCTGACCCCGGTCTTGCCCGCCTTCTTCGGAGACCGCGCCGGCTGGGACGACACGGTGTCGATCCGCCTCGGTGCCGAAGGGCGCCTGACCGATGCCCTCACCCTCACCGGCGGCCTCGCCTACGAGCCTTCGCCGGTGCCCGAGGACGAGGTGGATCCCGGCTTTCCGCGCGGCGACGCCATGGTCTACGCCCTCGGCCTCTCCTACGAGTTCCCCAAGGTGATCTTCGATCTCGGCTATTCGATCCACGATCACGACTCGGTGACGGCGAACGGCCAGGAACCGCGCTTCCCCGACACCCGCGGCACCTACTCGGCGGACGACCAGGTGTGGTCCGCCTCGGCCCGCTGGAAGTTCTAG
- a CDS encoding tetratricopeptide repeat protein has protein sequence MLVRSFTKVRRSALTAFALLVGTVSAAAAQSPPTLPPEDCVRMLREARFETDPAGELAHLRAAREAFPDEIAVLAALLGYHQRHALPAAEHAALVKALGHRVENRDLPLPVAMLAQVAQDRQVAKGTAELLAERLASRIARTDAAPEPEALGLLARYQARLDDLEGTFESLSQQWELTGDPKVRWQLATAAERLERWSVVLDLLAEIPDRTVALERRYLKALGKAGSADRFLAAIDALSDPAPASEPPADQAAEQPINLDELFGIERSVPAILQQAAWDLWDRGLEAESERVFRRLLSLRPKSEVANAAILHLFASDQEIVARTEAAEDRWAKVTDAQSLFDEGTRRMTTGDAAGAVDLLRRAAPGLPDLEAAWYNLGMASFRLEQWDEAAGAFGRAAQLNPRRAEAHYFLGLALHRLARCGEAVTSLENAIGLAPSRTTAHYYLAECYATLGDAAAAKAHRDAYEASKEP, from the coding sequence ATGCTTGTTCGCTCCTTCACCAAGGTGCGCCGGTCGGCCCTTACTGCCTTTGCCTTGTTGGTGGGGACCGTCAGCGCGGCCGCCGCCCAGAGCCCTCCCACCCTGCCGCCGGAGGACTGCGTGCGGATGCTGCGGGAGGCCCGCTTCGAGACGGATCCCGCAGGCGAGCTAGCCCACCTGCGGGCGGCGCGCGAAGCGTTTCCGGACGAGATAGCGGTACTCGCCGCCCTGCTGGGCTACCACCAGCGTCACGCCCTGCCGGCAGCCGAGCACGCCGCGCTGGTAAAGGCCCTCGGTCACCGGGTGGAGAACCGGGACCTCCCTCTGCCGGTAGCCATGCTCGCCCAGGTGGCTCAAGACCGCCAGGTCGCCAAAGGGACCGCCGAACTCCTCGCCGAGCGCCTGGCATCCCGGATCGCCCGAACCGACGCGGCGCCGGAACCCGAGGCCCTCGGTCTCCTCGCCCGCTACCAAGCCCGCCTGGACGACCTCGAAGGCACCTTCGAGTCGCTTTCGCAACAGTGGGAACTGACCGGCGATCCGAAGGTGCGCTGGCAGTTGGCGACCGCCGCCGAGCGCCTGGAGCGCTGGTCCGTCGTTCTCGACCTGCTCGCAGAGATTCCGGACCGCACCGTCGCCCTCGAACGGCGGTATCTGAAGGCTCTCGGCAAAGCCGGCTCCGCCGACCGTTTCCTCGCCGCCATCGACGCCCTGAGCGACCCAGCACCGGCCTCGGAGCCGCCGGCCGACCAGGCGGCGGAGCAGCCGATCAACCTCGATGAACTCTTCGGAATCGAACGTAGCGTTCCCGCCATCCTTCAACAGGCCGCCTGGGATCTGTGGGATCGCGGCCTGGAAGCGGAGTCCGAGAGGGTCTTTCGCCGGCTCCTCTCCCTGCGGCCGAAATCCGAGGTCGCCAACGCCGCCATCCTCCACCTGTTCGCCAGCGACCAAGAGATCGTCGCCCGCACAGAGGCGGCCGAGGATCGGTGGGCGAAGGTGACCGACGCGCAATCCCTCTTCGACGAAGGCACCCGGCGCATGACGACCGGCGATGCCGCCGGCGCCGTCGACCTGCTGCGGCGGGCCGCTCCCGGCCTGCCGGACCTGGAAGCCGCCTGGTACAACCTGGGAATGGCGAGCTTTCGCCTGGAGCAATGGGATGAGGCGGCGGGAGCCTTCGGCCGCGCCGCCCAGCTCAATCCACGGCGCGCCGAAGCCCACTACTTCCTGGGCCTCGCCCTCCATCGCCTGGCTCGCTGCGGCGAGGCGGTCACCTCGCTGGAAAACGCCATCGGCCTCGCCCCCTCGCGCACCACGGCGCACTACTACCTCGCCGAGTGCTACGCCACCCTCGGCGACGCGGCGGCGGCCAAGGCCCACCGCGACGCCTACGAAGCCTCGAAGGAACCCTGA
- a CDS encoding energy transducer TonB codes for MSRKHPLDPSILARKMAIILALGLSAGALWSPAPMAAQDAPGVNLSPMLIESSSLYAPMEASGTDIRPELKVRVQVNPRGKVSEVEILGIQPTTAYDHLFVDHTRSQLSRWRYAPALENGEPVAATLEWTVSYKSFDETSPSPPQVLGGTHLSPWATSEAQSIAELDRSERLAFLRRHAEYAETLLDPRYRSRFDTPRFTVVTDVPDEKLARQLATEMESVFNALDAFVGDRISPRPQDGKIAVFVFANKDRSKKVRRQLRSGDSIGGTYSKSGLMVLDTDVLDPDFFQRILLFQTTRAYLDRHLERRGVVLPAWIEQGFTWYISNARIKEGAIVPGKIQPSRWALSPFGGAYRARSLAESDLDRVKGAVRDGRGISPADLLDIDSQTNAERPRLYFPTAWLFSHYLCHGEKDWFHKEFPRFLLYAVEGYPADVAFEQVYGRTPDQVAEEFERYVKRL; via the coding sequence ATGAGCCGCAAACATCCCCTCGATCCCTCGATCCTCGCCCGCAAGATGGCGATCATCCTGGCGCTCGGCCTCTCGGCCGGAGCCTTATGGAGCCCCGCTCCGATGGCGGCCCAGGACGCTCCGGGAGTGAACCTCTCCCCGATGCTCATCGAGAGTTCGTCCCTCTACGCCCCGATGGAGGCATCCGGCACGGACATCCGCCCGGAGCTCAAGGTGCGGGTGCAGGTGAATCCTCGCGGCAAGGTGTCCGAGGTGGAGATCTTGGGGATTCAGCCCACGACGGCCTACGACCACCTCTTCGTCGACCACACCCGCTCGCAGCTCTCCCGCTGGCGCTACGCTCCGGCGCTGGAGAACGGTGAACCCGTGGCAGCAACTCTCGAGTGGACCGTCTCCTACAAGAGCTTCGACGAAACCTCGCCGAGCCCGCCGCAGGTCCTGGGCGGAACCCACCTTTCGCCCTGGGCCACTTCCGAAGCGCAGTCGATCGCCGAGCTGGATCGCAGCGAACGCCTCGCCTTCCTGCGGCGCCACGCCGAGTACGCAGAAACCCTGCTCGATCCCCGTTACCGCTCGCGTTTCGATACTCCCCGGTTCACCGTGGTCACCGACGTGCCCGACGAGAAACTGGCCCGTCAGCTCGCCACCGAGATGGAATCGGTATTCAACGCCCTCGACGCCTTTGTCGGCGATCGCATTTCCCCGCGACCGCAGGACGGCAAGATCGCCGTCTTCGTGTTCGCCAACAAGGACCGCTCCAAGAAAGTTCGGCGGCAGCTACGGAGTGGGGATTCCATCGGCGGTACCTACTCCAAGTCGGGCCTGATGGTGCTGGACACGGACGTGCTGGATCCGGACTTCTTCCAGCGCATCTTGCTCTTCCAAACCACCCGCGCTTACCTCGACCGTCACCTCGAACGGCGAGGGGTTGTTCTGCCGGCGTGGATCGAACAGGGCTTCACCTGGTACATCAGTAACGCCCGGATCAAAGAGGGAGCGATCGTGCCGGGCAAGATCCAACCGAGCCGCTGGGCCCTGAGCCCCTTCGGCGGAGCCTACCGGGCACGGTCGCTGGCGGAGAGCGATCTGGATCGGGTGAAAGGGGCCGTGCGCGACGGCAGGGGGATCTCGCCCGCGGACCTACTGGACATCGACTCCCAGACCAACGCCGAGCGGCCGCGCCTCTACTTTCCCACCGCCTGGCTGTTCAGCCACTACCTGTGCCACGGCGAGAAAGACTGGTTCCACAAGGAGTTCCCGCGCTTCCTGCTCTACGCCGTTGAAGGCTACCCGGCGGACGTCGCCTTCGAGCAGGTCTACGGCCGGACTCCGGATCAGGTCGCCGAAGAGTTCGAGCGGTACGTGAAGCGGCTCTGA
- a CDS encoding aconitase family protein, which translates to MFLTKDPDLIRRQLAGELDLQMDSLSVDDLLDDINTDAMTPAWVCFSHKPEDIARDAYAGLIVDGERLFERDSLRDGNFEVIVSGLRKGVGSSRETAVQAEKWCGIRLAIAASFAPIHARNNINQGVLMGDHSMLSRLQRGEGIALEEFYRDYDPITQRVVRSGGLFSFSKALSKGEIDLPELATGPRPMTMAEKVLARHLVGAEEGQRYVKPGDAVVVEVDGGYSHEFTTAQVHYFLEQEYGDDYRVKNPAKFAVFEDHLIYADDVPKMRPFVGKIQTLRDLQRDFQRHTETQDFSATDNVSPGICHEVAREELIEPGDFIQATDSHTCMGGVNNALTWGVGATEYANLIYAGFTQVEVPESIRFELLGELPEGVTAKDLMLYILLEYAKPQKTLNRVMEFTGPGLSKLSMDERATLTNMATECAARTAICLADEETFRWLAEWRPEVDIERLRARTVAPDPGAEYAGGVHTLDLSAMRPMVAHPGDPDQGIPSDPTNGAFIEEMGEVAVEIAYGGSCTAGKIDDLEFYHLVAEEASEAGLRVHEGVRFLIQFGSEAVERHCRERGMIETFESAGVTLIRPGCGACIGCGPGVSENPDQVTVSAINRNYKGRSGPGRLYLASPLTVAASAFTGKITAYTPGMFARVEEPVLA; encoded by the coding sequence TTGTTTTTGACCAAGGATCCGGACCTCATCCGGCGGCAGCTTGCCGGGGAGCTGGATCTTCAGATGGACTCTCTGTCTGTTGACGACTTGCTGGACGACATCAATACGGATGCCATGACCCCCGCCTGGGTGTGCTTTTCGCACAAGCCCGAGGACATTGCGCGGGATGCCTATGCCGGCCTGATCGTGGACGGCGAGCGGCTGTTCGAGCGCGATTCGCTGCGGGACGGCAATTTTGAGGTGATCGTCTCCGGCCTGCGCAAGGGCGTGGGCAGCTCCCGGGAGACGGCGGTGCAGGCGGAGAAGTGGTGCGGCATTCGCCTCGCCATCGCCGCCTCTTTCGCCCCCATCCACGCCCGCAACAACATCAACCAGGGCGTGCTGATGGGCGACCACTCGATGCTGTCGCGCTTGCAGCGCGGCGAGGGCATTGCGCTGGAGGAGTTCTATCGGGACTATGACCCGATCACCCAGCGTGTGGTGCGCTCGGGGGGCCTGTTTTCCTTCTCGAAGGCGCTGTCGAAGGGCGAGATCGATCTGCCGGAACTAGCGACCGGGCCGCGGCCGATGACCATGGCCGAGAAGGTCCTCGCCCGCCATCTGGTAGGCGCCGAGGAGGGCCAGCGCTATGTCAAGCCCGGCGACGCGGTGGTGGTGGAGGTGGACGGCGGCTACTCCCACGAGTTCACCACGGCTCAGGTGCACTATTTCCTGGAGCAGGAATACGGCGACGACTACCGGGTGAAGAATCCCGCCAAGTTCGCGGTGTTCGAGGACCACCTGATCTACGCCGACGACGTGCCCAAAATGCGTCCCTTCGTCGGCAAGATCCAGACCCTGCGGGACCTCCAGCGGGATTTCCAGCGCCACACCGAGACGCAGGACTTCTCGGCCACGGACAACGTGTCGCCGGGCATCTGCCACGAGGTGGCGCGGGAAGAGCTGATCGAGCCCGGCGATTTCATCCAGGCGACGGACAGCCACACCTGCATGGGTGGGGTGAACAATGCGCTGACCTGGGGAGTGGGCGCCACCGAGTACGCCAACCTGATCTACGCCGGCTTCACCCAGGTGGAGGTACCCGAGTCGATCCGCTTCGAGCTGTTGGGTGAACTGCCCGAGGGAGTGACGGCGAAGGACCTGATGCTCTACATCCTGCTCGAATACGCCAAACCCCAAAAAACCCTGAACCGGGTGATGGAGTTCACCGGTCCTGGATTGTCCAAACTGTCGATGGACGAGCGCGCCACCTTGACCAACATGGCGACGGAGTGCGCCGCCCGCACGGCCATCTGCCTGGCGGATGAGGAGACCTTCCGCTGGCTTGCCGAGTGGCGGCCGGAGGTGGATATCGAGCGCCTACGCGCCCGCACCGTGGCGCCGGATCCGGGGGCGGAGTACGCCGGCGGCGTGCACACCCTGGACCTGTCGGCGATGCGGCCGATGGTGGCCCATCCGGGGGACCCAGACCAGGGCATTCCGTCGGACCCCACCAACGGCGCCTTCATCGAGGAGATGGGGGAGGTGGCCGTCGAGATCGCCTACGGCGGAAGCTGCACCGCCGGCAAGATCGACGACCTGGAGTTCTACCACCTGGTGGCGGAAGAGGCGTCCGAAGCCGGCCTCCGGGTGCACGAGGGGGTGCGCTTCCTGATCCAGTTCGGTTCGGAAGCGGTGGAGCGGCACTGTCGGGAGCGCGGGATGATCGAAACCTTCGAGAGCGCCGGCGTCACTCTCATCCGTCCCGGCTGCGGCGCCTGCATCGGCTGCGGTCCCGGCGTTTCCGAGAATCCCGACCAGGTGACCGTCTCCGCCATCAACCGCAACTACAAGGGCCGCTCCGGCCCGGGCCGCCTGTACCTGGCCTCGCCCCTCACCGTCGCCGCCTCGGCTTTCACCGGCAAGATCACCGCCTACACTCCGGGGATGTTCGCGCGGGTGGAGGAGCCGGTGCTGGCGTAG